A single genomic interval of Lathyrus oleraceus cultivar Zhongwan6 chromosome 7, CAAS_Psat_ZW6_1.0, whole genome shotgun sequence harbors:
- the LOC127106914 gene encoding IQ domain-containing protein IQM2 yields the protein MGISFSCPFKYNDVEDDIDSMLVKSIHFGNDEIKTPLRSISFKTEDLEPTILKSLGSGKMTIETSVSFKRNDFDSILSTNTLSFDTESNSNMLNAKKSSEIDDLSIKLERQEVETIQSALLNPSSPKHIAALKLQKVYKSFRTRRKLADCAILVEQSWWKLLDFAELKRSSISFFDIEKHETAISRWSRARTRAAKVGKGLSKDEKAQKLALQHWLEAIDPRHRYGHNLHFYYDKWLQCQSREPFFYWLDIGEGREVNLEKCPRFKLQLQCIKYLGPMERFAYEVVVKDGKFYYKQSGELLHTAAEDSHAKWIFVLSTSKSLYVGKKNKGSFQHSSFLAGGATSSAGRLVIENGVLKAVWPHSGHYRPTEENFKEFISFLQENNVNLSDVKMAPVDEADEFASSRSSCHLRNHSSEEDYTEKINSVEIEGTVVRDLVLKKDDLIETGSEPAVISSSARHFQILGSKLTSLEIPKRSGVFEGQENEKETLVQTYSSFEMEESLTSGQETEESLLSDHSDSTKNFDDENDIEIIPEESILKRINSHKETKSYQLGRQLSCKWTTGAGPRIGCVRDYPSELQFRALEQVNLSPRSGTRTKSSFALRSATSLNSNISCLGDTTTEPLLDENRSVSKSEFSPLTRGTSVIPVLSYDL from the exons ATGGGAATATCCTTTTCATGTCCATTTAAGTACAATGATGTGGAAGATGACATTGATTCCATGCTTGTAAAATCCATTCACTTCGGCAATGATGAAATCAAGACTCCACTAAGATCGATAAGTTTCAAAACTGAAGATTTGGAACCTACCATTCTTAAGTCTCTAGGTTCTGGAAAGATGACAATTGAAACATCTGTAAGCTTCAAGAGAAATGATTTTGATAGCATTTTGTCGACCAACACTCTTTCGTTTGATACTGAGAGTAACAGCAACATGTTGAATGCTAAAAAGAGTAGCGAAATCGATGATTTGTCGATTAAGTTAGAACGTCAAGAAGTGGAAACAATTCAGTCTGCACTTTTGAATCCGAGCAGTCCTAAACATATTGCTGCACTTAAACTGCAGAAAGTTTACAAGAGCTTTCGCACCAGACGAAAGCTTGCAGATTGTGCGATTCTTGTTGAACAAAGCTG GTGGAAGCTTTTAGATTTCGCTGAACTCAAACGGAGCTCGATATCGTTCTTCGACATTGAGAAACATGAAACCGCGATTTCGCGTTGGTCTAGAGCTAGAACTAGAGCTGCCAAGGTTGGAAAAGGTTTGTCCAAAGATGAGAAAGCACAAAAACTTGCTCTGCAGCATTGGCTCGAAGCG ATCGACCCGCGACATCGCTATGGACATAATCTACACTTTTATTATGATAAATGGCTTCAATGTCAAAGCAGAGAACCCTTCTTCTACTG GCTAGATATAGGAGAAGGAAGGGAAGTAAATCTCGAGAAGTGTCCTCGATTTAAACTTCAACTGCAGTGCATTAAGTATCTCGGTCCG ATGGAAAGGTTTGCTTATGAAGTTGTCGTCAAGGACGGAAAGTTCTACTACAAGCAATCAGGAGAGCTTCTTCACACTGCTGCAGAAGATTCACATGCAAAATGGATTTTTGTGTTAAGCACTTCTAAGTCACTTTATGTTGGCAAAAAGAATAAAGGTTCATTTCAGCATTCTAGTTTCTTGGCTGGAGGGGCTACATCTTCTGCTGGAAGATTGGTGATTGAAAATGGTGTATTGAAG GCTGTTTGGCCTCATAGCGGTCATTACCGACCAACAGAAGAAAATTTTAAGGAGTTTATTTCGTTCCTTCAAGAGAACAATGTGAATCTTTCCGATGTCAAG ATGGCTCCGGTTGACGAGGCTGACGAATTCGCTTCTTCTAGAAGCAGCTGTCATCTTAGAAACCACTCATCTGAAGAGGACTACACTGAGAAGATAAACAGCGTGGAGATCGAAGGAACCGTTGTCCGAGACTTGGTTTTGAAGAAGGATGATTTGATAGAAACCGGGAGCGAGCCTGCGGTGATTTCTTCGAGCGCAAGGCATTTCCAAATACTAGGAAGTAAACTGACCAGTCTTGAAATACCGAAAAGGAGTGGAGTGTTTGAAGGACAAGAAAACGAGAAAGAAACCTTGGTTCAAACTTATTCGAGCTTCGAAATGGAAGAATCTCTTACAAGTGGTCAAGAAACCGAAGAATCGCTTCTATCAGACCATTCGGATTCAACGAAAAACTTCGACGACGAGAATGACATAGAAATAATTCCAGAAGAGTCCATACTTAAGAGAATCAACTCCCATAAAGAAACAAAATCATATCAGCTAGGCAGGCAGTTATCTTGCAAATGGACAACCGGAGCTGGACCGCGGATCGGCTGCGTACGGGACTACCCTTCCGAGCTCCAGTTTCGAGCATTGGAACAAGTTAATCTGTCTCCAAGAAGCGGAACACGCACTAAATCGTCGTTCGCGCTTAGGAGCGCCACTAGTTTGAACTCAAATATTTCATGTCTTGGGGACACAACAACTGAGCCACTACTTGATGAAAATCGAAGTGTTTCGAAATCGGAATTCTCACCATTGACAAGAGGAACATCAGTGATACCAGTGCTTTCATATGACTTATGA
- the LOC127105310 gene encoding uncharacterized protein LOC127105310, giving the protein MPKVRREKSPAMNCSGSYPYPSENLELPKPGFGSAEDWKEWDDTRCSICMETPHNTVILKCSSYENGCRPYMCNTSYRHSNCLDQFCKSFDSHLTSAKLEEIPLIRTVPHDKKVRSEVVNPSQYENQLQPKLICPLCRGGVYGYMVSEPARRYMNCKQRTCSSETCEFQGTYPELRKHARLEHPSVRPSEVDFSRRCDWSRMEQQRDFEDLFSSINASSGAEYSGEEDAMHWAGGLADMMYMLVSEMYSPDTDGFVTSFFSDPTPRVPSHDRRSETIHVVPNDTQTNQSATPRSISSTLPDMSYSDSDRFMFRVLSYPMPSMPSHDIRSETMRWVSNDIQTNLSARTRSIFPSIHSEVDRFVTSFLSYPSPTMPSHDRRSERMQRMHGVSNNTRTNQSARQRSTLPLTHQGERIGRGELRSTLPSTHQRERIDRGGWRSVSSSSRDLEANRTARWRENIPSSRMAQAHSEIVENYYRELSPRRRPQVSQVSHTNPRHNYSSSRRIPGQQVSHTNPRHNYSSSSTNPRRNQG; this is encoded by the coding sequence atgccaaaaGTTAGAAGAGAGAAGTCTCCGGCTATGAATTGCAGTGGATCATATCCCTATCCTTCCGAAAATCTTGAGCTGCCTAAACCTGGGTTTGGATCGGCTGAGGATTGGAAAGAATGGGATGATACTAGATGTTCTATTTGCATGGAAACTCCTCATAACACTGTTATTTTGAAGTGTTCTTCTTATGAGAATGGTTGTCGTCCTTACATGTGCAATACCAGTTACAGACACTCCAACTGTCTCGACCAATTCTGCAAGTCATTTGATTCTCATCTAACGTCGGCAAAACTAGAAGAAATTCCGCTCATAAGAACAGTGCCCCATGATAAGAAAGTTCGGTCAGAGGTTGTGAACCCCTCTCAATATGAGAACCAGTTGCAACCAAAGCTTATCTGCCCTCTTTGCCGGGGAGGTGTATATGGATATATGGTATCGGAGCCTGCTCGAAGGTATATGAATTGTAAACAAAGGACTTGTTCGTCTGAGACGTGTGAATTCCAGGGAACATATCCAGAACTCAGGAAGCATGCTAGGCTGGAGCATCCTTCTGTTCGGCCATCAGAGGTGGATTTCTCACGAAGGTGTGACTGGTCAAGGATGGAACAGCAAAGAGACTTTGAAGATCTTTTTAGCTCAATCAATGCAAGTTCTGGTGCTGAGTACAGTGGAGAAGAAGACGCCATGCATTGGGCTGGGGGTTTAGCTGACATGATGTACATGTTAGTGTCTGAAATGTATTCCCCTGATACAGATGGTTTTGTGACTAGTTTTTTTTCTGATCCAACACCTAGAGTCCCATCACATGACAGAAGATCTGAAACAATTCACGTGGTACCAAATGATACACAGACAAATCAATCTGCTACACCGAGATCCATTTCATCTACGTTGCCTGATATGTCATACTCTGATTCTGATAGATTTATGTTTCGTGTTTTGTCTTATCCAATGCCTAGTATGCCATCGCACGACATAAGATCTGAAACAATGCGCTGGGTATCAAATGATATACAGACAAATCTATCAGCTAGAACGAGATCCATTTTTCCTTCAATACATTCTGAAGTTGATAGATTTGTGACTAGTTTTTTGTCTTATCCATCACCTACAATGCCATCACACGACAGAAGATCTGAAAGGATGCAAAGGATGCACGGGGTATCAAATAATACACGGACAAATCAATCAGCTAGACAAAGATCCACTTTACCTTTGACACATCAAGGGGAGAGAATTGGAAGAGGTGAATTGAGATCCACTTTACCTTCAACACATCAACGGGAGAGAATTGATAGAGGTGGATGGAGATCCGTTTCGTCATCATCCCGTGATCTGGAGGCAAATCGGACTGCTAGATGGAGAGAAAATATTCCATCCTCAAGAATGGCTCAGGCTCACAGTGAAATTGTTGAAAATTATTATAGAGAGTTGAGCCCTAGAAGGAGGCCTCAAGTTTCACAAGTTTCTCATACTAATCCCCGGCACAACTATTCTTCTTCTAGAAGAATTCCTGGTCAACAAGTTTCTCATACTAATCCCCGACACAACTATTCTTCTTCTAGCACTAATCCCCGGCGCAATCAGGGATAG